The following coding sequences are from one Ignavibacteria bacterium window:
- a CDS encoding T9SS type A sorting domain-containing protein, which produces MRKLFTFSFVYVCLMNFSFIKESSAQTTIQFEPQKLEIRLTEGGTTQRQVAVANIGKQPITITSSDIGIAQFILVQKTHSRPGKNTTRNAQRTIPNEGEYPFSLIRYDDNELQQQEILSGEMQRKIVILPNETMLLTIEVSTVGITSQEYNASLQMNENGKNIASLPIQISKLTSVSLPFEDDVEGGTNGWTTTGFWHRIQNPQLYFVSPRITPRLVSLPDNGNLPQSHSGQYDWWYGQDSTGTFIGPGWNPNQAANSGGNGVAANQGGLISPMLDLSGQTNVTMKFWSWWEIEGVDVDQYDLMRVYVSTNGGSSYVLVDQLNPVNDVNGASFVPYSSGGLGQVGVWREQMLDLTSYVGFNQVVVKFDFNSVDNYYNGFRGWFIDDISVTAGQAPAPNITSVEPAVIYRLQQNGVEIYGEHFSIAAQVKFRHVSNGTIYTLTDATIATSLIEVHISSGQLPAGNYDVIVINKNGLSDTLYNGINVTNTLPPSISAVTPDSGLYNQLVNVSVSGENFVSGLTAKLGNVNLTNVVFVNANSFTATVPILGQTGKYTLTVENPDGQTVKKVNAYHSYSNTALVTGSVFIDYNGDGVKNDNMLLDNVTIRISGPVVDSVVTDELGGYLFDNLTPGSYTVTQDVPSGWVLTYPPNNSYTLNLLAGQIITNRDFGDFQKGSISGMKFNDANINGVKDVGEVGLQNWKIKITGPQNDSLFTDANGNYAFTGLLGGKYTVSEVQQNGWSQTKPSNPSTYSVSIYSGINSTARDFGNYQVGSISGMKFKDANANGTKDEGEIGLENWKIRLSGSRTDSAFTDGNGNYVFNVNAGSYTVSEEQQGGWLQMFPSQPGTYSFTLTQGEHATGKDFGNLPPGGSISGIIYTDVNGNGVRDANENPLSGWQVSISGPLSFNYTTTSNGLYSFTNLPAGTYTVSEVLQSGWAHTHPGGDGTYIINLQEMQVSENNDFANFQYGSISGAKYRDANANGVRDLNEQGIANWKIYIHGPKEDSTFTNAGGDFSFTGLLGGTYNLTEEQVAGWQQTSPNPTSSNIFSGTIVTGKFFGNYQLTSISGTVFLDDDGDGIKDVGEATLSGWKVRISGAKVDSVLSDENGNYLFSNLLGGNYTVSEDVQNGWYQTKPVSPSTYSVTLTSGNSVSGKDFGNFFKGSISGKVFLDMNGDGMYEEGESILSGWKIKLAGTKTDSTVTDENGEYSFSNLLAGNYSVSEVLQNGWTRTFPVSTSTFAITMTSGNTHTQKDFGNFEYGSISGTVFVDVNGNGMKDEGENGLQNWNVNLSGASSDQKSTDESGIYSFTNLFAGEYTVAEVVQNGWTQTLPSEPIFYTVDIFSGTFSTEKNFGNFELGIVSGTVWEDIDGDGTKDFDDVGIENWTVVLEQEGNPIDSSTTSEGGNFSIDGIFVGSYTITIRVKNGWEQTFPVVQQTYNVSIQSGSEINANNFGVVELGSIAGTKFNDLDTDSIKDDNETGVANWKIYLSQNDVVIDSMLTDNSGNYLFADLDAGTYTVSEEIQSGWVQTFPASSSYAIDLSFGQHLTGKNFGNYHRNTIVIRKYFDSDFDFITTEDRINVMWPFSVLLNGEVIASVTDTILTLTDLNPGTYTVTQKDSLYWTQLGKVIDGTHVVDSTELYHTTFIQDGKVLTVDFVDRYVPDTVKLRSIAATTELSAKATKLAIKTGKPYPLPTVANVRDTVAKRNSGIVVGISQTKGSVEAKTLSWIRWKTGGDISKFYTVIDLGKSYGFDSIRLPGKVDKKLAKEFKADRKKYINPLAQQLGVFKLNIAASEQVVFQSDPAIPPAKFGDLLYLQIGSPFNQMKLSSIALRVDSIMTYWNVFKDSNTTHHLLYDSITVMLKKLNSAFATPIDSIDIVYTTFKPALTLRGEVKLVDIPYLTRDRSEERTSTTIVRTRNIPEVFSLQQNYPNPFNPVTTIEFYLERTSIVSLNVYDILGREVSTLIHNEIMEEGLQDVDFDASSFASGVYFYRIDINNGEFTNVKKLMLMK; this is translated from the coding sequence ATGCGTAAACTTTTCACTTTTTCTTTCGTGTATGTATGTTTGATGAATTTTTCTTTTATCAAAGAAAGTTCTGCACAAACGACAATACAATTTGAACCTCAAAAATTAGAAATACGACTTACAGAAGGAGGAACAACTCAACGGCAAGTCGCAGTAGCAAACATCGGCAAGCAACCGATAACAATTACTTCATCCGATATTGGAATTGCACAATTTATACTTGTACAAAAAACACACTCGCGTCCCGGGAAAAATACCACACGCAATGCGCAGCGTACAATACCAAACGAAGGAGAATATCCGTTTTCTCTCATTCGTTATGATGATAATGAATTGCAACAACAAGAAATTCTCTCAGGAGAAATGCAACGAAAGATTGTCATCCTTCCCAACGAAACGATGTTGCTCACAATCGAAGTTTCGACTGTAGGAATAACTTCGCAAGAGTACAACGCTTCATTGCAAATGAATGAAAACGGGAAAAATATTGCATCACTTCCGATTCAAATTTCCAAACTCACATCGGTTTCACTTCCGTTTGAAGACGATGTTGAAGGAGGCACAAACGGATGGACAACCACAGGATTCTGGCATCGCATACAAAATCCGCAATTATACTTTGTAAGTCCACGAATCACTCCACGTTTAGTTTCCTTGCCCGATAACGGAAATCTTCCGCAATCGCACAGTGGACAATATGATTGGTGGTACGGACAGGATTCTACCGGAACGTTCATAGGTCCAGGGTGGAATCCAAATCAAGCCGCCAATTCCGGTGGAAATGGCGTAGCAGCAAATCAAGGAGGATTGATTTCACCAATGCTTGATTTATCAGGGCAAACAAACGTTACAATGAAATTTTGGTCTTGGTGGGAAATAGAAGGCGTAGATGTGGATCAGTACGATTTGATGCGAGTGTACGTTTCAACAAACGGAGGTTCTAGTTATGTACTTGTTGACCAATTAAATCCGGTAAACGATGTCAACGGCGCATCATTTGTTCCGTATTCTTCCGGTGGTTTAGGACAAGTTGGAGTGTGGAGAGAGCAGATGTTGGACTTAACGTCGTATGTTGGTTTCAATCAAGTAGTCGTGAAATTTGACTTCAACAGTGTGGACAATTATTACAACGGTTTTCGCGGATGGTTTATTGATGATATTTCGGTAACTGCAGGACAAGCGCCTGCGCCGAATATTACGAGCGTTGAGCCTGCGGTCATTTATCGGTTGCAACAAAACGGTGTTGAAATTTATGGAGAACATTTTTCGATTGCGGCACAAGTGAAATTCCGGCACGTTTCCAACGGTACAATATATACTCTTACTGATGCAACAATTGCTACGTCGCTCATTGAAGTGCATATTTCTTCGGGGCAATTGCCAGCAGGAAATTATGATGTTATTGTTATCAACAAAAACGGTTTATCGGATACGTTGTACAATGGAATCAATGTAACAAACACATTGCCTCCTTCTATTTCTGCCGTTACTCCCGATAGCGGATTATACAATCAATTGGTGAACGTTTCAGTTTCGGGTGAAAATTTTGTAAGTGGACTTACTGCAAAATTAGGAAATGTCAATTTAACAAATGTAGTTTTTGTAAATGCTAACTCATTTACAGCAACAGTTCCGATTCTTGGTCAAACGGGAAAATATACACTTACCGTCGAAAATCCCGATGGTCAAACGGTGAAAAAAGTAAATGCCTATCACTCGTATAGCAATACTGCTTTGGTTACGGGAAGTGTATTTATTGATTACAATGGAGATGGTGTAAAGAACGATAATATGTTATTAGATAACGTCACGATTCGCATCAGTGGACCAGTCGTGGATTCAGTCGTTACGGATGAATTAGGTGGCTATCTTTTTGACAATTTAACTCCTGGTTCCTATACTGTTACGCAAGATGTTCCTTCGGGATGGGTGTTAACGTATCCGCCGAACAATTCTTATACATTAAATCTTCTTGCTGGACAAATAATAACAAACAGAGATTTTGGAGATTTTCAAAAAGGTTCTATCAGTGGAATGAAATTCAACGATGCGAATATCAATGGTGTAAAAGATGTCGGCGAAGTTGGACTTCAAAACTGGAAAATAAAAATTACAGGTCCCCAAAATGATTCGCTATTTACCGATGCAAATGGAAATTATGCATTCACAGGTTTGCTCGGCGGAAAATATACGGTGAGTGAAGTTCAACAAAACGGATGGTCACAAACAAAACCATCCAATCCATCAACATATTCAGTAAGTATATATAGCGGAATAAATTCTACTGCGCGCGATTTTGGAAATTATCAAGTCGGCTCTATTTCAGGAATGAAATTTAAAGACGCAAACGCTAATGGAACAAAAGATGAAGGAGAAATCGGTCTTGAAAATTGGAAGATTCGTTTAAGCGGTTCAAGAACAGATTCTGCTTTTACCGATGGAAACGGAAATTATGTTTTCAATGTGAATGCCGGTTCATATACGGTAAGTGAAGAACAACAAGGCGGATGGTTGCAAATGTTTCCTTCGCAACCGGGAACATATTCGTTCACACTAACGCAAGGTGAACATGCAACGGGGAAAGATTTTGGTAATCTTCCTCCGGGAGGTTCAATTTCTGGAATTATTTACACGGATGTGAACGGTAATGGTGTGCGAGATGCAAATGAAAATCCGCTTTCCGGTTGGCAAGTATCTATTTCTGGACCATTGAGTTTTAATTATACAACAACTTCAAACGGGCTGTATAGTTTTACAAATCTTCCAGCAGGAACTTATACAGTAAGCGAAGTTTTACAATCGGGATGGGCGCATACACATCCGGGAGGAGATGGTACGTATATAATCAATTTGCAAGAAATGCAGGTTTCCGAAAACAATGATTTTGCAAATTTTCAGTATGGTTCTATTTCCGGCGCAAAGTATCGTGATGCAAATGCAAACGGCGTTCGCGACCTCAATGAACAAGGAATTGCAAACTGGAAAATTTATATTCACGGACCGAAAGAAGATTCAACGTTCACAAATGCCGGCGGCGATTTTTCGTTCACAGGACTTTTGGGCGGAACGTATAATTTAACCGAAGAACAAGTTGCTGGATGGCAGCAAACTTCTCCAAATCCAACATCTTCGAATATTTTCAGCGGAACAATCGTTACGGGGAAATTTTTTGGAAATTATCAACTTACTTCTATCAGCGGAACAGTATTTCTTGATGACGATGGAGACGGTATAAAAGATGTCGGAGAAGCAACACTTTCTGGATGGAAGGTGCGAATTTCCGGGGCAAAAGTGGATTCTGTTCTTTCGGATGAAAACGGAAATTATCTATTTTCCAATTTACTTGGAGGCAATTATACTGTTAGTGAAGATGTTCAAAACGGATGGTATCAAACAAAACCTGTTTCTCCTTCAACCTATTCAGTTACACTTACGAGTGGCAATAGTGTATCTGGAAAAGACTTCGGTAATTTCTTCAAGGGTTCCATCAGTGGAAAAGTATTTCTCGATATGAACGGCGACGGAATGTATGAGGAAGGCGAAAGTATTCTTTCCGGATGGAAAATAAAACTTGCAGGTACGAAAACCGACTCGACTGTTACTGATGAAAATGGAGAATATTCATTTTCCAATCTTCTTGCAGGCAATTATTCGGTGAGCGAAGTATTGCAAAACGGATGGACGCGAACATTTCCCGTGTCTACATCTACCTTTGCGATTACAATGACGAGCGGAAATACGCATACACAAAAAGATTTCGGCAACTTTGAATATGGGTCAATCAGCGGAACGGTATTTGTTGACGTGAACGGAAACGGAATGAAAGATGAAGGAGAAAACGGATTGCAAAACTGGAACGTGAATTTATCTGGTGCATCATCTGATCAAAAGTCAACGGATGAAAGTGGAATTTATAGTTTTACGAACCTTTTTGCAGGAGAATATACTGTTGCAGAAGTTGTTCAAAATGGATGGACGCAAACATTACCTTCCGAACCGATTTTTTACACGGTAGATATTTTCAGTGGAACATTTTCCACAGAAAAAAATTTCGGAAATTTTGAACTTGGCATTGTTTCCGGTACTGTTTGGGAAGATATTGATGGTGATGGAACAAAAGATTTTGATGATGTTGGTATAGAAAACTGGACCGTTGTTCTTGAACAAGAAGGAAATCCGATTGATTCTTCAACAACTTCTGAAGGAGGAAATTTTTCTATAGATGGAATTTTTGTCGGGTCATATACGATAACAATACGTGTAAAAAATGGATGGGAACAAACATTTCCTGTGGTACAACAAACGTACAATGTTTCCATTCAGAGCGGTTCTGAAATAAATGCAAACAATTTTGGCGTGGTAGAATTAGGTTCTATTGCCGGTACAAAATTCAACGATCTGGATACCGATAGCATTAAAGATGACAATGAGACCGGAGTTGCAAACTGGAAAATTTATCTTTCACAAAACGACGTTGTCATTGATTCCATGCTTACAGATAATTCTGGCAACTATCTCTTTGCCGATTTAGATGCGGGAACATACACCGTATCGGAAGAAATTCAATCGGGATGGGTGCAAACGTTTCCTGCAAGCAGTTCGTATGCTATTGATTTAAGTTTCGGACAACATCTCACGGGTAAGAATTTCGGGAATTATCATCGAAACACGATTGTCATTCGAAAATATTTTGACAGTGATTTCGATTTTATTACAACGGAAGACCGCATCAATGTTATGTGGCCATTTTCTGTTTTATTAAACGGAGAAGTTATTGCTTCTGTTACCGATACGATACTTACACTTACCGATTTAAACCCGGGAACATATACCGTTACACAAAAAGATTCATTGTATTGGACACAACTTGGAAAAGTTATTGACGGAACGCATGTAGTGGATTCTACAGAATTGTATCATACAACATTTATTCAAGATGGTAAAGTTTTAACTGTGGATTTTGTTGATAGATACGTTCCCGATACCGTAAAACTTCGTTCGATTGCTGCAACAACAGAGCTATCGGCAAAAGCAACGAAACTTGCGATTAAAACCGGAAAACCATATCCGCTTCCCACCGTTGCAAATGTACGCGATACTGTCGCTAAACGGAACTCTGGAATCGTTGTTGGAATTTCGCAAACAAAAGGGAGCGTTGAAGCAAAAACACTTTCGTGGATTCGTTGGAAAACAGGTGGCGATATATCCAAATTTTATACGGTGATAGATTTAGGAAAATCGTACGGCTTTGATTCGATTCGTCTTCCTGGAAAAGTGGATAAAAAACTCGCGAAAGAATTTAAAGCCGATAGGAAAAAATATATCAATCCTCTTGCGCAACAATTAGGAGTTTTCAAATTGAATATTGCGGCTTCTGAACAAGTGGTGTTTCAAAGCGACCCAGCAATTCCACCGGCGAAGTTCGGAGACTTATTGTATTTACAGATTGGAAGTCCGTTTAATCAGATGAAACTTTCAAGCATTGCATTGCGTGTTGATAGTATTATGACGTACTGGAACGTATTCAAAGATTCCAACACCACGCACCATCTTTTGTATGATTCGATAACAGTAATGCTGAAAAAACTTAATTCCGCTTTTGCGACGCCGATTGATTCCATTGATATTGTGTACACGACATTCAAACCTGCATTGACTCTTCGCGGCGAAGTAAAACTTGTGGACATTCCATATTTAACACGTGATCGTTCAGAAGAACGTACTTCGACGACGATTGTTCGCACAAGGAATATTCCGGAAGTTTTCTCTCTGCAACAAAACTATCCGAATCCGTTCAATCCGGTAACAACGATTGAGTTCTATTTGGAGCGAACTTCTATTGTTTCGCTCAATGTGTACGATATTTTGGGACGCGAAGTTTCCACGCTCATTCATAACGAGATAATGGAGGAAGGATTGCAAGATGTTGATTTCGATGCTTCGAGTTTTGCAAGCGGTGTGTACTTCTATCGCATTGATATTAACAATGGTGAATTTACCAATGTAAAGAAATTAATGCTGATGAAATAA
- a CDS encoding T9SS type A sorting domain-containing protein, whose protein sequence is MLHIKLFTILVIFSMTVLTSYSQVKDNYLERAQQMLENYKFDNPTPPSSETPEESWKRFYQQPNPSVSKTLGYHVNMMPSFYTSGNYANFVINQAGNVWGNVNGGTSPYKYYLDYGDGTIDSGTVSNPKFIGASHTYAFAGVKTAKLLVIDNVGLRDSDQTVIRVFSSSTKQIRINQAIDKGLVYLYKSQNASGWWYSNSGYSGSGTTGIALLAFEENGHRPLNDENKDIYAEYVRLGLNWLMTNSAPINISSHGGGDPEELSKNVSMPQYGYGLTGKGVTPYVSNDHGTYAASCAILGIVGAFTSGEDAKTDTIKVGTYATFFNTTKGYYPTYYDYMVDATELFCHTQGDGTSQTAGGWRYNILSGTGNNGHNNAINESGENDGSANQWPVLIFDAAKDAWGIDVPSYIKPRARNAMNALTNANGGVGYTSNSSWLNTAKTASALIVYAWLDSTDNYSYAKNAIKYMSDRWYNHGYGGSNDAGWIANMYAMYGVKKGLVLINSGQGIQNITYTYNSNTVTRNWQDDLTAYLLGDWSLAGGAPPGVTTNYTTSNSYGQYSDGHWQCGEWPITWNEMVTPLSILVLTQGVIIAPPVAVISSISSKPALFPFDVSASQSFHQNPEKSIVEYLWDWDISDGVDWESPDDYGPNPVNPGYETPGTYTISLRIEDDSDDPLFASVTINVTIDSAVSSANHAPIAVPIPKARQPFYAIGYNLPLLFDGRDSYDPDLGDEIISYSWDLDGNGTYGDATTDTVTRVYASEFDGEIGLRVTDSRGATSTNSANLRVVSAQRNVSVVSFDIQPRVVFKDSTMRLTAIFENDALSDQALNNILVRFYDNDPLTSGSRLGRTDYFVSLPVGGRDTLEVNFTIPPSFADGNHAIYVYYDASSQINEWNEIDNRKNVIVSAGHPNTVTVRKLRDSDGKSSTITDRQSKTWFLSLYQDSISQSTLIASIDSTTLAANSLPAGNYIAVEADSAGWRHLSSSVDGVVDDSTSSTVAFTLNSGEAKVVEFTNYLINSITIKCFADVDRDFNTSNDRIALPWKLSLYRNAVAANNLVESVTNDSVLTVKNLGSGIYIAVQEDSSSVQWAILGTTLIDNTGSQNRAGSYSAMSVSLIGGQNKEIHFVNARAAEITVKKYVDYDGNISTTDDWIETPYEMYLYKNSVDPENLIASTIDSSYVKADSVNPGVYVAVEADVSGYLQLGYVNEEGATIKNRQHTITFTLKPGARPTVAFVNFTGDTSYMRTFISDSAMFAAKASKLNMKTFGTYSANFGHLRDTLFKKLGKPALTLGIPQTNKDSIKRFAWIKLDKGGAAKFLSQTGESRGFDTIKLFGKVPKKFLKELKNPTPKKYNNHLAGEMYVTKFNLLASSFLYTPGGLENVIYDDGTDESGIYNGMKLSDISKRIDSITTYYMYYPDEDYELADSILTRINRAFHKTLDVTDISINYLSTTNRLISIAGVRSVIDVPYLLPPAQRSNNERKPDGILIPTQVELYQNYPNPFNPSTTIEFYLPEDGFATLKIYNILGQEVATILNREFFESGYQEIEFDASKLSSGVYFVRLETNGMFMPLMQKMLLLK, encoded by the coding sequence ATGTTACACATAAAACTATTCACAATATTAGTTATTTTTTCGATGACTGTACTTACAAGTTATAGCCAAGTAAAGGATAATTATCTCGAACGCGCCCAACAGATGCTGGAGAACTATAAATTTGATAATCCTACTCCGCCTTCTTCAGAAACACCCGAAGAATCGTGGAAGAGATTTTATCAACAGCCAAATCCAAGTGTATCGAAAACTCTTGGTTATCACGTCAATATGATGCCGAGTTTTTACACAAGCGGCAACTATGCAAACTTTGTTATCAACCAAGCAGGCAATGTTTGGGGAAATGTGAACGGCGGAACTTCACCGTATAAATATTACCTCGATTATGGCGACGGAACAATTGATTCTGGAACTGTTTCAAATCCTAAATTTATCGGAGCATCACATACCTACGCTTTTGCTGGAGTAAAAACAGCGAAACTTTTAGTTATTGATAACGTTGGACTTCGGGATTCTGATCAAACCGTAATTCGCGTTTTCTCATCTAGTACCAAACAAATTCGGATCAATCAAGCGATTGATAAGGGTTTAGTGTATTTGTATAAATCCCAAAACGCATCCGGTTGGTGGTACAGCAATTCAGGATATAGCGGTTCTGGTACAACGGGAATCGCACTTTTAGCATTCGAAGAAAATGGTCATAGACCACTCAATGATGAAAACAAAGATATTTACGCTGAATATGTTCGACTTGGATTAAATTGGTTAATGACGAATTCAGCGCCGATAAATATATCATCACACGGAGGTGGCGATCCGGAAGAGTTGAGTAAAAATGTATCTATGCCGCAATATGGATATGGTTTAACCGGAAAAGGAGTTACTCCTTATGTATCGAATGATCACGGAACGTACGCTGCATCTTGTGCAATACTTGGAATTGTCGGAGCATTTACAAGCGGCGAAGATGCAAAAACTGATACCATCAAAGTCGGTACGTATGCAACGTTCTTCAATACGACAAAAGGTTACTATCCAACATACTACGATTATATGGTTGATGCAACAGAATTGTTCTGTCACACACAAGGCGACGGAACTTCACAAACTGCGGGTGGATGGCGATACAACATTCTGTCAGGAACCGGTAATAACGGACATAACAACGCAATAAATGAAAGTGGAGAGAATGACGGTTCAGCAAATCAATGGCCTGTATTAATCTTTGATGCGGCAAAAGATGCTTGGGGAATTGATGTTCCAAGTTATATTAAACCACGAGCAAGAAATGCTATGAATGCCTTAACAAATGCAAATGGCGGCGTTGGATACACATCCAATTCTTCATGGTTGAATACAGCAAAAACTGCAAGCGCACTCATTGTTTATGCATGGTTAGATTCGACTGATAATTATTCTTACGCAAAGAACGCAATAAAATATATGTCTGATCGCTGGTATAATCATGGTTACGGCGGATCAAATGATGCCGGATGGATTGCGAATATGTATGCAATGTATGGTGTTAAGAAAGGTCTTGTTCTCATTAATTCGGGACAAGGTATTCAAAATATTACTTATACATACAATAGTAATACTGTTACAAGAAACTGGCAAGATGATTTAACCGCTTATTTACTTGGAGATTGGTCTCTTGCAGGCGGAGCGCCTCCTGGTGTAACTACGAATTACACGACTTCGAACTCATACGGTCAATATAGTGATGGTCATTGGCAATGCGGTGAATGGCCAATTACTTGGAATGAAATGGTAACTCCCCTATCAATTCTTGTTTTGACGCAAGGAGTTATTATTGCTCCTCCGGTAGCAGTAATTTCTTCCATAAGTTCAAAACCAGCGTTGTTTCCGTTTGATGTGAGCGCATCGCAATCGTTCCATCAAAATCCGGAAAAATCTATCGTAGAATATTTATGGGATTGGGATATATCGGATGGTGTTGATTGGGAAAGTCCCGATGATTATGGTCCAAATCCTGTTAATCCAGGGTATGAAACTCCCGGTACCTATACAATATCACTTCGTATCGAAGATGATTCTGATGACCCGTTATTTGCTTCGGTGACAATAAACGTAACAATTGATTCTGCAGTTTCAAGCGCAAATCATGCTCCTATAGCAGTTCCAATTCCCAAAGCGCGACAACCGTTTTATGCGATTGGATACAATTTGCCGCTCTTATTTGATGGGCGCGATTCGTACGACCCGGATTTGGGTGACGAAATTATTTCGTACAGTTGGGATTTAGATGGCAATGGAACGTACGGCGACGCAACAACGGATACCGTAACTCGCGTTTACGCTTCAGAGTTTGACGGAGAAATTGGACTTCGTGTTACTGATAGCAGAGGTGCAACTTCTACCAATTCTGCCAATCTCAGAGTTGTATCAGCGCAACGTAACGTATCTGTCGTTTCATTTGATATTCAGCCGCGTGTTGTATTTAAAGATAGCACAATGCGTTTGACTGCAATTTTTGAAAACGATGCATTGTCGGATCAAGCGTTGAATAACATCTTAGTTCGCTTCTATGACAATGACCCGTTAACTTCCGGTTCGCGTTTAGGACGAACAGATTATTTCGTAAGTTTGCCAGTCGGCGGAAGAGATACATTAGAAGTTAATTTTACCATTCCACCATCATTTGCAGATGGTAATCATGCTATCTATGTGTACTATGACGCAAGTTCGCAAATTAACGAGTGGAATGAAATAGATAATCGTAAAAATGTTATTGTTTCCGCAGGGCATCCCAATACAGTTACGGTTCGTAAATTACGCGATAGCGATGGAAAATCGTCAACGATTACTGACCGTCAATCCAAAACGTGGTTCCTTTCATTGTATCAGGATTCGATTTCCCAAAGCACACTTATTGCGTCTATTGATTCAACTACGTTAGCAGCAAATTCACTTCCTGCAGGAAATTATATTGCTGTGGAGGCGGATAGTGCCGGATGGAGACATCTTTCATCATCTGTTGATGGTGTTGTTGATGATTCAACGAGTTCTACTGTTGCATTTACTTTGAATAGCGGAGAGGCGAAAGTTGTAGAGTTCACTAATTATCTAATCAATTCTATTACTATTAAATGTTTTGCAGATGTAGATAGAGACTTTAACACCAGCAATGACCGCATTGCTTTACCTTGGAAACTTTCTTTATATCGTAATGCAGTTGCCGCAAATAATTTAGTTGAATCTGTTACCAATGATTCGGTATTAACTGTTAAAAATCTTGGTTCCGGAATTTACATTGCTGTTCAAGAAGATAGTAGTTCAGTGCAATGGGCTATTCTTGGAACTACGTTGATTGATAATACTGGTTCACAAAACCGAGCGGGTTCGTACAGTGCTATGAGTGTTTCGCTCATCGGCGGACAAAACAAAGAAATTCATTTTGTCAACGCCCGCGCAGCAGAAATCACTGTTAAAAAATATGTTGATTACGACGGAAATATCAGTACTACAGATGATTGGATAGAAACACCGTACGAAATGTATTTGTACAAAAATTCTGTAGATCCGGAAAATTTAATTGCTTCAACAATTGATTCTTCATACGTAAAAGCAGATTCCGTAAATCCCGGAGTATATGTTGCAGTCGAAGCGGACGTTAGCGGTTATCTCCAACTTGGTTATGTGAACGAAGAGGGAGCAACCATCAAAAATAGACAGCATACAATTACGTTCACATTGAAACCGGGAGCACGACCAACCGTTGCTTTCGTTAATTTCACCGGAGATACTTCGTATATGCGAACATTCATTTCTGACAGTGCGATGTTTGCAGCCAAAGCATCAAAATTAAATATGAAAACATTTGGCACGTATTCTGCAAATTTTGGGCACCTGCGCGATACGTTGTTTAAAAAATTAGGAAAACCTGCCTTGACGTTAGGTATTCCACAAACCAATAAAGACAGTATTAAACGATTTGCTTGGATAAAATTAGACAAAGGCGGTGCGGCAAAATTCCTTTCACAAACCGGAGAATCGCGCGGTTTTGATACGATTAAACTTTTTGGAAAAGTTCCGAAAAAGTTTTTGAAAGAATTGAAAAATCCAACGCCAAAGAAATACAATAACCATCTCGCAGGCGAAATGTATGTAACAAAATTTAACTTGCTTGCAAGTTCATTTTTGTACACACCCGGTGGTTTAGAAAACGTTATTTACGACGACGGAACGGATGAATCGGGTATATACAATGGTATGAAACTAAGTGATATTTCAAAACGAATTGATTCAATTACCACATATTATATGTATTATCCCGACGAGGATTATGAACTTGCAGATTCTATACTTACAAGAATCAACAGAGCATTTCATAAAACTCTCGACGTGACCGATATATCAATAAACTATTTAAGCACTACGAATAGACTTATTTCCATAGCAGGAGTTCGAAGCGTAATTGATGTGCCCTATTTATTACCGCCGGCACAGCGTTCCAACAACGAACGAAAACCGGATGGAATACTTATTCCGACGCAAGTAGAATTATATCAAAACTATCCGAATCCGTTCAATCCCTCGACAACTATCGAGTTTTATTTGCCGGAAGATGGTTTTGCAACTTTGAAAATCTATAATATTCTTGGACAGGAAGTTGCGACAATTCTCAACAGAGAATTCTTCGAATCCGGTTATCAGGAAATTGAATTCGATGCATCCAAACTTTCGAGTGGTGTCTACTTTGTCCGCTTGGAAACGAACGGAATGTTTATGCCATTGATGCAAAAAATGTTATTACTGAAATAA